Proteins from a genomic interval of Sphingobacterium lactis:
- a CDS encoding helix-turn-helix domain-containing protein, producing MNHLIDLLSIQTPEHLRTGHEYQTRFDCGSFEVNVFETFQSSTKVRISYAGLSISSMIRGYKTVFNKQGNTFKFLPGTSLILPEGETIYADFPEADPNNPVQCATILIPKESMEQQLDYLNEHYPEQRKWALDYDNFHFNNNSALVRAFNELLQVAIQEEPNIPLADLLLKSFLIRLIDAQIQHVQENKTLQMNSQLLVIKKYIRENIGQTLNTEVLMRIGNCSKSTLHRLFETYCGKTPGSYILQERMLNARNLLLRADSNVSDVAYKTGFSSLSYFVKQFKAFHNCTPGDFVRKFGK from the coding sequence ATGAACCATTTAATAGATCTACTTTCCATTCAGACACCAGAACATCTCCGGACAGGTCATGAGTATCAAACACGATTTGATTGTGGCAGTTTTGAGGTGAATGTTTTTGAAACCTTCCAATCCTCCACCAAAGTACGCATTAGTTATGCCGGGCTATCGATCTCCAGTATGATCCGGGGATATAAAACGGTATTTAATAAGCAGGGAAATACATTTAAGTTCCTGCCTGGAACATCGCTGATCCTGCCGGAAGGGGAAACAATTTATGCGGATTTCCCAGAAGCGGACCCCAATAATCCGGTTCAATGTGCCACGATTTTGATCCCGAAAGAGTCCATGGAGCAGCAATTGGACTATCTGAACGAGCACTATCCAGAGCAGAGGAAATGGGCGTTGGATTATGACAACTTTCACTTCAATAACAATTCTGCTTTGGTGCGGGCATTCAACGAGTTGCTGCAGGTGGCTATTCAAGAAGAACCCAATATTCCTTTGGCAGACCTGCTGCTCAAGTCCTTTCTGATCAGGTTGATCGATGCGCAAATACAACATGTGCAGGAAAATAAAACGTTGCAAATGAACAGCCAGCTATTGGTCATTAAAAAGTATATCCGTGAAAATATTGGCCAGACATTGAATACCGAGGTGTTAATGCGGATCGGGAATTGCAGCAAGAGTACGCTGCACCGACTTTTTGAAACCTATTGCGGGAAAACCCCTGGTTCTTATATTCTCCAGGAACGTATGCTGAATGCGCGCAACCTCTTGTTGCGGGCCGATTCCAATGTTTCGGACGTGGCCTATAAAACTGGATTCAGCTCCCTCAGTTATTTTGTGAAGCAATTTAAGGCCTTCCATAACTGTACACCTGGGGACTTTGTGCGCAAGTTTGGTAAATAG
- a CDS encoding GyrI-like domain-containing protein, with product MSSDFYAVYTDYESDHTGYYTTIIGSAVAQLDEIPEGFVGVTIPRTTYKKIISKGKMPEAIGKTWMEIWQDTTIKRTYKADFTVHGEKYFHGEEAEVETFLSVEE from the coding sequence ATGAGTTCTGATTTTTATGCCGTTTATACAGATTATGAATCCGACCATACAGGTTATTATACCACCATCATCGGATCGGCTGTCGCCCAATTGGATGAGATACCGGAAGGATTTGTGGGGGTAACCATTCCTCGGACAACCTACAAAAAGATCATTTCCAAAGGAAAGATGCCAGAGGCCATAGGAAAGACATGGATGGAAATTTGGCAGGACACCACAATAAAGCGAACCTATAAAGCTGATTTTACGGTACATGGGGAGAAATATTTCCATGGCGAAGAAGCTGAGGTTGAGACGTTCCTGTCTGTAGAGGAGTAA
- a CDS encoding GNAT family N-acetyltransferase produces the protein MEKEFLQFRDATEADLPTIVAIYNSTVSSRMVTADTAPVTVESRMNWFREHSADRRPLWIVEQDGHTLGWVSFQSFYGRPAYDATVEVSIYLNPEQRGRGLGKAVLAHALASAPTFGVKTMLGFIFAHNEPSIRLFQGFGFEEWANLPNIAEMDGQEYGLKILGKRLV, from the coding sequence ATGGAAAAGGAATTCTTGCAGTTTAGGGACGCCACTGAGGCCGACCTACCGACGATCGTTGCGATTTATAACAGTACGGTTTCATCACGAATGGTGACTGCGGATACAGCACCAGTAACGGTGGAAAGTCGAATGAATTGGTTCAGGGAGCATAGCGCCGATCGGCGGCCATTGTGGATCGTAGAACAGGATGGGCATACCCTCGGTTGGGTCAGCTTTCAATCGTTCTATGGTCGACCAGCGTATGATGCGACCGTTGAGGTCAGCATTTACTTAAATCCTGAACAAAGGGGCAGGGGACTTGGCAAGGCTGTGTTGGCCCATGCCTTAGCGAGCGCACCGACTTTTGGAGTCAAAACCATGTTGGGTTTTATCTTTGCCCACAACGAACCCAGCATTCGCCTTTTTCAGGGCTTTGGATTTGAAGAATGGGCAAACCTTCCCAATATTGCTGAAATGGATGGACAGGAGTATGGCCTAAAGATTTTGGGCAAGCGGTTGGTTTAG
- a CDS encoding outer membrane beta-barrel protein, with translation MCRIVLLIVSVLFLSVRHADAQIGAGLLLGGNLSKGDGPYYRSQHKLGLQVGGYLNFPITNRLSIQPEPQFSIARVHTLDAGADIGNSIEHGNKSLQYFSVPVLLKFELIPQLSVFAGAEYNKLLNGNSYTMRNRGDAFRDGSKIGYTLGFEISRFYFRYRHIGDIDHLSSHHSDLQQYQLGVKWRLF, from the coding sequence ATGTGCCGAATTGTATTGCTTATTGTAAGTGTTCTTTTTCTTTCTGTCCGACATGCTGATGCACAAATTGGCGCAGGTCTTCTCCTCGGAGGTAACCTTTCGAAAGGGGATGGTCCGTATTATCGCTCACAGCATAAGTTGGGTTTGCAGGTTGGCGGCTATCTTAATTTTCCGATCACGAACCGGCTGAGCATCCAACCGGAACCACAATTCAGCATTGCTCGCGTCCATACGTTAGATGCGGGAGCGGATATTGGGAACAGTATCGAGCATGGCAATAAAAGCTTGCAATATTTCAGTGTGCCTGTCCTCTTGAAGTTTGAGCTCATACCCCAATTGTCGGTATTTGCTGGAGCAGAATACAACAAATTGCTGAATGGAAATAGCTATACGATGAGAAATAGAGGCGATGCATTCCGCGATGGCAGTAAAATAGGGTACACCCTAGGCTTTGAAATTAGCCGATTTTATTTCAGGTATCGCCATATCGGAGATATCGACCACTTGTCTTCCCACCATTCTGACCTCCAACAGTACCAACTTGGTGTCAAATGGAGACTTTTTTAA
- a CDS encoding MutS-related protein — MAEKFLIDDQTLRDIQLRDLRNFSVFNYFDRTVTDGGQELLRELFYSPSLDVKEVRARQLNIRRLEPVANEPFEFYRVILTDIEKYIKSMYTGIKSSVGLMDIFGVKSPFFYYKKRSIMEISDFLIKSQEFYKKVNAVQHYEDIAEMIDSIEECLSAIFKNKKYDTEKLKLNIFNIEKYDGLLRRDLVTKIRRAIEFFYEIDAYFSVARVSAAKGFCYPEVFEKNETRAIHMEGVYHIFLREPVANDIHLHQEKKIWFLTGANMAGKSSIIKSISTAVYLTQIGFPVPATSVKMDLLDGLFTSINLQDNLELGYSHFYVEAMRLKTIVDHLGPDSNALIILDELFKGTNHSDASHAILKVVENLAEADGPYVIISSHITELSEELKHFPLVDFFKMNIANDEDGHPIFTYKIIHGIAQEKLGMWLLKKSGAFEAIDKLKK, encoded by the coding sequence ATGGCAGAAAAGTTTTTAATAGACGATCAGACCCTTCGCGATATTCAACTTCGCGACCTTCGGAACTTCTCCGTGTTCAATTATTTTGATCGGACGGTGACCGACGGTGGGCAGGAACTATTGAGGGAACTTTTCTACAGCCCTAGTTTGGATGTGAAGGAAGTCCGGGCTAGACAGCTGAACATCCGTCGGCTGGAACCGGTTGCCAATGAACCATTTGAATTCTACAGGGTAATCTTAACGGATATTGAGAAATACATTAAATCCATGTATACAGGAATTAAGTCTTCCGTGGGTTTAATGGATATTTTCGGTGTAAAGTCTCCATTCTTCTATTATAAGAAAAGGTCCATTATGGAGATTTCCGATTTTCTGATCAAGTCTCAGGAGTTCTATAAGAAGGTAAATGCGGTGCAGCATTATGAGGATATCGCCGAAATGATCGACAGTATTGAGGAATGCCTCTCCGCGATCTTCAAGAATAAGAAATACGATACGGAAAAACTGAAGCTGAATATTTTCAATATTGAGAAATATGATGGCTTGTTGCGGCGGGATCTCGTAACAAAGATCCGACGGGCGATTGAATTCTTTTATGAAATCGATGCCTATTTTTCTGTTGCTCGGGTCAGTGCCGCAAAGGGATTCTGCTATCCGGAGGTGTTCGAGAAGAATGAAACCCGGGCCATCCATATGGAAGGGGTGTATCATATTTTCCTCCGTGAACCCGTAGCAAATGATATCCACCTCCATCAGGAAAAGAAAATCTGGTTTTTGACCGGAGCGAATATGGCGGGTAAGTCATCGATCATCAAATCGATTTCTACGGCAGTGTATCTGACACAGATCGGTTTTCCCGTTCCGGCTACTTCCGTGAAGATGGATCTCTTGGATGGACTGTTCACCAGTATCAATCTGCAGGACAACCTGGAGTTGGGGTACAGCCATTTCTACGTGGAAGCGATGCGTTTGAAGACCATTGTAGACCATCTAGGGCCTGATTCCAACGCCTTGATCATCCTTGATGAGCTTTTTAAGGGAACCAACCATAGCGACGCTTCACATGCCATTTTGAAGGTAGTAGAAAACTTGGCTGAGGCCGACGGACCTTATGTGATCATCTCTTCACACATTACCGAATTGTCGGAGGAACTGAAGCACTTTCCTTTAGTGGATTTCTTTAAGATGAATATTGCAAATGACGAAGATGGGCATCCCATCTTTACCTACAAGATCATACATGGGATTGCTCAGGAAAAATTGGGCATGTGGCTATTAAAAAAGAGCGGTGCCTTTGAAGCTATTGATAAATTGAAAAAGTAA
- a CDS encoding GyrI-like domain-containing protein → MKHQIIESFHVIGISTRTTNVNGQSAKDIEALWVKFWTEKIQE, encoded by the coding sequence ATGAAACACCAAATCATTGAATCATTCCATGTAATCGGAATCTCCACACGTACAACTAACGTGAATGGCCAATCGGCTAAGGACATCGAGGCACTCTGGGTTAAATTTTGGACCGAGAAAATTCAAGAATAG
- a CDS encoding NYN domain-containing protein codes for MQDLTLAVLIDADNVPFKHVKEMLEEISKTGTPTVKRIYGDWTKPNLAGWKTVLLENAITPIQQYSYTVGKNSSDSAMIIDAMDILYSEKVSGFCIVSSDSDFTRLATRIREEGKLVIGIGEKKTPKPFIAACNKFIYLEILDSDSEEPETKDVNVPVVRKKDKAIDKVDRKTVNFIVNSVDDLADDSGWTFLGSLGSLLNKKKPDFDPRNYGFNKLYELIKYINRFEIDERDSGGFKQAKHIYLRKK; via the coding sequence ATGCAAGACCTTACGCTCGCTGTATTGATTGATGCCGACAATGTTCCTTTTAAGCATGTTAAGGAAATGTTGGAGGAAATTTCGAAAACCGGAACACCTACCGTAAAACGAATTTATGGAGATTGGACAAAACCAAATTTAGCGGGCTGGAAAACCGTTCTTTTGGAAAATGCCATTACACCCATTCAGCAATATAGCTACACGGTCGGTAAAAACAGTTCGGATTCCGCGATGATTATCGACGCCATGGATATCCTCTATTCTGAAAAGGTGTCGGGATTCTGTATTGTGTCTAGCGATAGCGATTTTACTCGTTTGGCAACCCGTATTCGGGAAGAGGGGAAGTTGGTTATCGGTATTGGTGAAAAGAAAACGCCTAAACCCTTTATTGCTGCCTGCAACAAGTTCATCTATCTGGAAATTCTGGATTCGGATAGTGAGGAGCCTGAAACAAAAGATGTGAATGTACCTGTCGTCCGCAAGAAAGATAAAGCCATCGATAAGGTAGACCGTAAAACCGTAAACTTTATCGTCAATAGCGTGGATGATTTAGCAGACGATAGCGGATGGACCTTTTTGGGTTCGCTAGGGAGCTTGCTCAATAAAAAGAAACCAGACTTCGACCCGCGTAACTATGGTTTCAATAAATTATACGAATTGATAAAATACATCAATCGTTTTGAAATCGATGAGCGTGATTCTGGCGGATTCAAGCAGGCTAAACACATTTACCTTCGGAAGAAATAA
- a CDS encoding metallophosphoesterase family protein — protein MSNVPKAVIGLMCLLVLQACDMFDIHPYDGDIKGAKQINNRNIARIERQSAKKDTIRYAFISDSQRWHDELEDFVKSTNKRNDLDFVIHGGDLTDFGITKEFIWQRDILEKLKIPYVALIGNHDGLGNGEEIFSNVFGALNFSFIAGKTKFICMNTNALEANYSVPIPDFAFLRDEETKRVGEYDKTVVVMHAKPTSEQFNNNVKDVFHYSITRFPNLLYANHGHDHRYEVLDLFDDGIRYYGTPNIGKRQFLIFTITPNSYTHELVSF, from the coding sequence ATGAGTAATGTGCCGAAGGCCGTAATTGGATTGATGTGCCTGCTTGTTTTGCAGGCCTGCGATATGTTCGATATCCATCCCTATGATGGGGATATTAAAGGAGCAAAACAGATCAATAACCGTAATATTGCACGCATAGAGCGGCAATCGGCAAAAAAGGATACCATCCGTTATGCTTTTATCAGTGATTCCCAGCGTTGGCATGATGAGTTGGAAGATTTTGTGAAATCCACCAATAAACGTAATGATCTGGATTTTGTGATTCATGGTGGGGATCTCACCGATTTTGGCATCACCAAGGAATTTATCTGGCAACGTGATATTCTGGAGAAACTGAAAATTCCCTATGTCGCTTTGATCGGTAACCATGATGGATTGGGTAATGGGGAAGAAATCTTTTCCAATGTCTTCGGAGCACTGAACTTCAGTTTCATCGCAGGGAAGACCAAATTCATCTGCATGAATACCAATGCGCTGGAAGCTAACTATTCGGTGCCGATTCCTGATTTTGCTTTTCTGCGGGATGAGGAAACCAAGCGAGTCGGGGAATACGATAAAACAGTTGTTGTGATGCATGCCAAGCCGACGTCAGAGCAGTTCAATAACAATGTTAAGGATGTGTTCCATTACAGCATTACGCGGTTTCCCAATTTACTTTATGCCAATCATGGACATGACCACCGGTATGAAGTGCTCGACCTGTTTGATGATGGCATTCGCTATTACGGCACGCCCAATATCGGGAAGCGCCAATTTCTAATTTTTACCATTACCCCGAATTCATATACCCATGAACTTGTTTCATTTTAA
- a CDS encoding mechanosensitive ion channel family protein, with protein MKLLQINTDLPNTAELFDQSSIWMTKIKDMALSYAPKIIGAILVYIIGLWIIGRIGKLVMNMLANKKFDVSLQKFLVSIIKVSLTVLMFLAIIGMLGVNITSFAALLAGAGLAIGAALNGSLGNLAGGVMLMVFKPFKVGDMIEAQGSIGLVTEVGIFNTTLLSPENKTIILPNGALSTGVIMNYNSHGNLRVDLKMAVALDQPIEKARQIAIEAMQQNPHVLTSPSPEVSVLEVGNGMTTLAIRPYTTQDNYWNVYFEVQELVKNAFDKNGIAAPIPHTVIINKQQHGANHQ; from the coding sequence ATGAAATTACTACAGATTAACACGGATTTACCCAACACAGCGGAACTGTTCGACCAGAGCAGTATCTGGATGACCAAGATCAAGGATATGGCTTTAAGCTATGCCCCAAAAATTATTGGCGCTATCCTGGTTTATATTATCGGACTTTGGATCATTGGCCGTATAGGTAAATTGGTGATGAACATGCTTGCCAACAAAAAGTTTGATGTTTCCCTTCAGAAATTCCTGGTTTCCATTATTAAGGTCAGCCTTACGGTTTTGATGTTCTTAGCCATAATCGGCATGTTAGGGGTGAACATTACAAGCTTTGCAGCACTGCTAGCAGGTGCTGGTCTAGCGATTGGTGCAGCATTGAACGGATCCCTTGGGAATTTGGCGGGCGGCGTCATGTTAATGGTCTTCAAGCCTTTTAAAGTTGGCGATATGATCGAAGCGCAGGGATCAATCGGATTGGTTACCGAAGTGGGCATCTTCAATACGACCCTTCTTTCCCCAGAAAATAAAACCATAATCCTACCGAATGGTGCGCTTTCAACAGGCGTCATCATGAATTACAATTCCCACGGGAATCTTCGTGTTGATCTCAAGATGGCTGTTGCCCTCGATCAACCAATTGAAAAGGCGCGACAGATCGCCATTGAAGCCATGCAGCAAAATCCACATGTCCTAACCTCCCCTAGCCCGGAAGTCAGTGTCCTGGAAGTGGGAAATGGCATGACCACCCTAGCGATCAGACCCTACACTACCCAAGATAATTATTGGAATGTTTACTTCGAGGTGCAGGAATTGGTAAAGAATGCCTTCGATAAAAACGGTATTGCCGCACCAATTCCGCATACCGTAATCATAAACAAACAACAACATGGTGCGAACCATCAATAA